ACTAATGTATAACTTATGCATTCCCCATGTCCTCTTATAGATTAGGGCGATTTGTAAATTGGTAGATACTAACGTTGTCAGCCTCCCGTCAAAACGTCAGCATATTCAAAATATTTTTAGGGAGAGCTTTAGTAAGCTTAGCCTATGTTGCGTTAAGAGATCACTAGATTTACGCTTGACTCCCGCAGCAATCTGTTGGCGATCGCTGATTTTTCTGGGCAGTCATTTCATAATGGATATACTGGGAGTCCTCTGGAGGAAGTAGATGAGCGACCAAAAGTCTTATGACATGCTAGGTGTGGATGAGAATTCATCCTTTGAAGAGATTCAAGATGCCCGCAACCGTCTGGTTAAGGAATGTGGCAACGATCGCAAACAGGTAGAAGCCATTGAAGCGGCGTATGACGCTATTTTGATGGATCGTCTGCGGCAGCGCCAAGAAGGCAAAATTAAGGTGCCGGATCGAATCCGATTCCCAGAACGTCAGGTGCCGGATACGTTGCCAGATTTGAAAGCACCCCGGACACAGCAAACGCCGCCCTGGCTGGAGCGTTTGCTGGATACACCGAGTCGAGCCGATATTTTATGGCCTGCGGGATTGTTACTCGCTGCAGGGGCTTTGGCGATTAGCTCGCCTACGATCGCCCTTGCCCTAGGTTTGGCGTGCAGCTTTTATTTTCTCAACCGCAAGGAGAAGAAGTTTGGGCGATCGCTACTTCTGAGCTTTGCTGCCTTGATCCTAGGCGTCGTTTTAGGACTGCAAATTGGGGCGCTGCTGGCGGGGCAACTTCAGGCGATTGGCATCAGCGCTGAAACCTTTGCATCCTTCGTTACCCTGCTTTTGCTGTGGTTGACCAGTAGCTTCCTGCGCTAGCACGTCCCCATGCCAAACAACCCATGAAAGCCATTGGCAGATCGGTGTAATCCACCGGGTAAGGTTGATTCTCCCATATCCACCATTTACCCAAACTCAGAGCAGATGGGGGAAACGCTGCCAAATCAGCGGGATAGTGTTTATGGCTCCACAATAACCTAAACCCCGCTTTACCCAGATTGGCGCAGGATGACAAGTGCCTTAACGCTGCAATGGAGATCATGAAGCCAATCTTGACATTACTGCAAGTTCCACGGAAGTTTACCAAGACTCAAGGGGCTGACTCTCAGGTTGTCCGATCGAGCTGCAGTGGTGGACCTTCCTCCTGTCCTAACCCACCCTGTGGTTGCTACAACTTTAGTTGCCATAAACTACCTTCGGTTCGATCATTTTTGATAGGCAGTGCCTGATTTCTTAAGCATCTGCTATCGATAGTGGTATAAGAGATAGCTATACGCTACCGATGGATGGCTTCACGATGAAAAATGCTATTGATCGTGTGAGTGAACCGAGGGAAACTGCATTTCTTGGTTTCAATTTGGGCGATGGCATGGCTCGACCTCTGTACCGCTGGCGTCGATGGT
The window above is part of the Synechococcales cyanobacterium T60_A2020_003 genome. Proteins encoded here:
- a CDS encoding CPP1-like family protein; its protein translation is MSDQKSYDMLGVDENSSFEEIQDARNRLVKECGNDRKQVEAIEAAYDAILMDRLRQRQEGKIKVPDRIRFPERQVPDTLPDLKAPRTQQTPPWLERLLDTPSRADILWPAGLLLAAGALAISSPTIALALGLACSFYFLNRKEKKFGRSLLLSFAALILGVVLGLQIGALLAGQLQAIGISAETFASFVTLLLLWLTSSFLR